TTTTCCGCGTCGTCGCCGGAAAAGCCGAAACAGCCGGCGAGCGTGCGCAACGACCCCTGCCCCGCCTGCGGGAAGGCGTCCTCCAGCGTCTCGAACACCGTGCGATCGCCCTCGAGGAGCTCCATCGCATGCTGTGCAAAATAGCCCATCTTCACGCTGGCCCCGATGGTCACGTCGCCCGAGTCCGCCGTGGCGGCGCCCGCGATGAGTTTCAGCAGAGTGGACTTGCCGGCGCCGTTGACGCCCATGACGCACCAGCGCTCTTTCCGGCGCACCGAAAAATCGAGGCCTTCATAGATGCGCCGGCTGCCGTAGCTCTTGTGAACATTTTTCAGCGTCGCCACGTCGTCGCCGGACCGGGGCGCGGGCGGGAAATCGAACAGGATCGTCTGCCGGCGACGCGGCGGCTCCACCTTGTCGATCTTCTCGAGCTTCTTCACGCGGCTCTGCACCTGCGCCGCATGGGAGGCGCGCGCCTTGAATCGCTCGATGAACTTGATTTCCTTGGCGAGCATCGCCTGCTGACGCTCATATTGCGCCTGCTGCTGCTTCTCGGAGAGCGCGCGCTGCTGCTCGTAAAATTCGTAATTGCCCGCATATGTCGTCAGCGAACCGCCGTCGATCTCGATGATCTTGTCGACGATACGGTTCATGAACTCGCGATCATGCGAGGTCATGAGCAGCGCGCCCTCATAGCCCTTGAGGAAGGACTCGAGCCAGATTAGGCTCTCGATGTCGAGATGGTTGCTCGGCTCGTCGAGCAGCATGGCGTCGGGGCGCATGAGCAGAATGCGGGCGAGCGCGACGCGCATCTTCCAGCCGCCGGACAATGCGCCGACGTCGCCGTCCATCATCTCCTGCGTGAAATTCAGCCCCGCGAGCACCTCGCGCGCGCGCCCCTCGAGGGCGTAGCCGTCGAGCTCCTCAAACCGCGCCTGCGCCTCGCCATAGCGCATGATGATGTCGTCCATGTCGTCGGCCTGGTCCGGATCGGCCATGGCGGCTTCGAGCGTCCGCAGCTCGCTCGCCACGGCGCTCACCGGTCCGGCGCCGTCCATGGCCTCCGTCACCGCGCTGCGGCCGGACATTTCGCCGACATCCTGGTTGAAATAGCCGATGGTGACGCCGCGCTCGACGGAGACCTGTCCCTCGTCGGGCGGCTCCTGCCCGGTCATCATTCGGAACAGGGTGGTCTTGCCAGCGCCGTTCGGGCCGACGAGCCCCACTTTTTCACCTTTCAGCAGCGCGGCCGAAGCCTCGATGTAAAGGATCTGGGAGCCGTTCTGCTTGCTGACATTGTCGATACGAATCATGGGACCGCGGCGCAGGAGAATGAAGGACCGCGCCCCATACGCCAGTCAGCCCGACAGCGAAAGGGGGCGCGGCGCCCGGTCCGACGCGGCGGGCCGGCTCAGGCCTGGAATTCCTCCGAGGCCTTGAACTGCTCGATGGTCCAGCCACGCTCAGCGAGGATCGACCTCACCCACTGCGGCGGACGCGCTCCGCGACCCGACCAGCTGTCGCCGCTCGCGTGGTTCTTGTATTTCGCCGGTACAGGTCTCGTCGCGCGCGCCGACGCTTTCCCGTCCGGTCCAGCGGCGTCGTCCCTGTCGCCAAGCTCGGGAAAAAGATCCGCAAGGTCGAGACCCGCCTTCCTGAGCTTCTGCTCGATGTCGGCCTTGAGCGTCTCCTTATGCATTTCCTTGCGACGCGCGAGCTCCTCATTCGCCCTGTGGATCAGGGACACAATTTCAAGATCGGACAGATTGGCGAACTCGTCGCTCATGTTTTTCCATACTCCTGCAAGGCCTCGCCCCTTAGTATCCGTAACGGGTTGAAAGGCAACACTCCTTCGAGGGCCAAAGTGTCGCGTTTCCGCTGGCGTCTTCGCCGGAGCCGGAATATCTGTCTGTGACAGCCGGGCCGCCGCGTGGAGCTGCTGAACATGAAGTGCATGGATTTGCAGCTCTTTGTCGAAGACGCGCCCGTCGCCGTCGCCCTGTTCGATCGCGACATGCGTTATGTCGCCGCAAGCGCGCAGTGGCGCGCCGATCGAAAGCTTGACAATTTCGACGTCGACGCTTGCATGGGCGATGCAGACGAACAGGCGCAAATGCGCGAGGGATTCCGTCGCGCCCTGAGCGGAGAAACCATCATCCTCCCCGCCGCGCGACTCGCTCTGCCCGGCGGCGGCGCGCGCTGCGCGCGGTTGCACATGCGGCCGTGGCGCCGTCAGCGAGACGAGATCGTCGGCGTCGTGGTCTGCGTCGAAGACGCGTCGCCTGATTTCCATCAGCGCCTCATCGACGCCGCGCCGCTCGGGATATGCCTCCTCGACATCAAGGGGAACATCGTCTTCGCGAACCCGCGTATGGGCGCCATGCTCGGCGCAGGGGCCGAGGCGTTGCCGGGACGCCCCCTGATCTCGTTTCTCGCGCCGGAGCACGTCGCCGCCGCGCGCGAAAGGCTCGAGTCCGGCATGGAACAGGCGTTCGATGCGCGTCTTCAGCATAGGGACGCGACGCAATCATGGGTCTCACTGAGCTTCCGCCCGCTGCTGGACAACGGCGCCCGCACCGGCGTTCTCGCCACACTGACCGACATCACCGAACGCGCGGCGCGCGACACGCGCATACGCGCGCAGCTCCGCAGCGCCGAAGAAAGCGACCGCCGCAAGAACCGGTTCCTCGGGGTGCTGGCGCATGAACTGCGCACGCCTCTCGCCACAATCGTTCTCACCGTTGAGACGCTCGTCGCGGACGCGCCAACGGACCATTTTCGGACGGCGCTCGACCGGGTCATCCGGCAAGGCCGCCGCCTCTCCCGGCTCGTCAGTGAACTCGCGGGGGTCACCTCTCTCTGCGAAGGCGAGACTGACCTGCGTCAGCAGCGCGTCGATCTCGTCGCGCTGCTGACGCAGGTCGTCGAACTCGTTCGCGACCAGATCGACGAGAAAGGCTGCACGCTCGTCTTGCGCCTGCCGGACGCCCCCCTGCCGATCATGGGCGACGCCGCGCTTCTCGTTCAGGCCTTCCGCACGCTGCTCGAAAACGCCGTGACATTCTCGCCATCGGGCGGACGGATCACATTGGCAGCGCAGCGCAGCGGAACGGATGCGGTCGTCACGGTGCGCGACGAGGGGGCCGGGATCACGGCGGACCTGCTGCCGCTGATTTTCGAGCCTTTCGAACGGAAAGCGACGCCGGGACGAAAAGGCGAGGGCCTGGGCGTGGCGCTTGCGCTCGCGCGTGGCTGGATGCGTCTGCACGGCGGCGACATGCGCGCGGAGAGCGGCGGCAAGGACAAAGGCAGCCTGTTCGAGGCGCGACTGCCCCTGACGCGCGCCTGATCGATCAGAACTTCTTCACCATGATCCCGTGCTTCTGCAGCGCGTAGCCGATCTGCCGCGGCGTGAGACCCAACAGGCGCGCGGCCTTCGCCTTGACCCAGCCGGCGCGCTCCATCGCCTCGACGAGCTTTTCGTAATCCGTCCGCGGGTCCTTGTCGATCACCTTGCAGTTGACCGCTCCGGGGCAGGTTTCCCCCGCGCCCGGGGGCGCGAAGCTCTCCTCCTCGGGAGCAGGCCCGGACTGCGCCGGCGGCGCCGGCGGCGCCGGTTGCGGCGCGACGATTGGCAAGGGCGTGACGTTCCCCGGCCATTTCGACGACGTGCCGCCCCATAGAATGGCGGACAGGCAGCCATCCTTGCGACAGGAGAAATCCTTGTCGACGATGACCTCGCCATTTGCGAGCGTCGCGGTTCGATTGATGCAGTTTTCGAGTTCGCGGATGTTGCCGGGAAAACCGCATTCGTTGAGCACGCCGAGCGCGGATTCCGACAGTTTCAACTTGACGCCCTGCTCGTCGTTGTAGCGACGCAGGAATTCATTCGCGAGCAGGCCCAGATCGCCCTTGCGGTCGCGCAGCGGCGGCAGGAAAATCGGCACCACGCTGATGCGGTAGTAGAGATCGGCGCGAAACTCTCCGCGCTGGACCGACTGTTCGAGATCCTTGTTCGTCGCGCAAACGATCCGCACGTCGACCTTGATCGTCCGCGCGCCGCCGACGCGCTCGAACTCGCCCTCCTGCAGGACGCGCAGGAGCTTGGCCTGGAAGGCGGGCGTGATCTCGCCAATCTCGTCGAGGAAAAGCGTGCCGCCATGCGCGAGTTCGAAACGACCTTTCCTGAGATTGGCCGCGCCGGTGAAGGCGCCGCGTTCGTGGCCGAACAACTCCGACTCGAGCACGCTCTCCGGAAGGGCGGCGCAATTGAGCTTGACGAAAGGCTGGTTTCGCCGCGGCGACTGGTCATGGATCGCCGCCGCGAACAATTCCTTGCCGGTGCCGGATTCACCGCGCAACAGCACCGTCGCCTTGGATTTCGCGACAATGCGGATCTTGTCGACGACCGCGCGCACCGCCGGGCTGTTGCCGACAATGCCCTTCAGCCCCTCCGCCCGCACTTCCGGCGGAACGGTCCGGTCCGACTTCTCGCGCCAGGCGCTTTCCAGCATCAGCCGCTCGCGGTCGCGCGCGATCAGCTTGTGCAGCCGCAGCGTCTGCCCCACGAGATTGGCGATCATCGTCAGGAAGCGGACATCATGATCGAACAGCATCGACGACCGGCTGTTGCGCGAACGGTCGACGGTGAGCGTGCCGACAACGGCGTCGCCATCCTTGATCGGAACGCCGATCATCGAAAAGGATTGTCCGTCCTCCGTGCCCCAGTCCGAGAGATCGACGCCCTCGAAGAGCGGCGACGATGCGACGTCATCGACCACCACAGGCATTTTTGTCGCGATGATCTGACCGACCGCACGCTCCGGCAGCCGCTCGAAGAAGACCTTCGCGGCGCCTTCGCTCCAGCCCGAGCCGACCACCACCTCCGGCGCGCCCTTGTCGTCGAGCAGGGCGATCAGGCCATGACGCATGTCGAGGAAACTCGACAAAAGCGTCAACACCCCCGCCAGAACATTCTCCAGCCGAGCAGGCGACGCGAGCAGCTTGGATATCTCATAGATGCCGACGAGCGCCGTTTCCCCGGAGACCGTCGCGCGCGGGGGCGCAGCGATGATGTCGCCGCCGAGTTCAAGACCCATGTGAGAGCCTCATACTAGTTCGTTGCATAATTTCATTAATGCAATTGACGGGCCACCCGCACGCAACTCACATAAAGCATATCCATCAATGCTTTATAGATCGGTTGCGCCTCGTCGCGCGGAAGCGCGGATAAGCAATGCTGGCGTGATTTTGCTCAGGCGCCCATTCGGCCGGCGCCCATTCCGCGCGGCCTGCAACACCCTCCCGAATGTCGCGTTGCGAACACATCTCCGACGGCTTTGCGACAAGTCCAACGGCGCCCCCGGCCGCCGCCTGCCGACCCCATAAATACTGATTTTCCAATTGGTTATCGATGCAAATCGGTCCATGGCACGCTTGTTGCGGTCGAACGGTCAACGCCACCGGCAAATCTTGGAATTGTTCCAGACGCCCTTCCCGCCGGGTCCAACTTCAAGCCTGTGAGGTTCAGCATGGACGACTCTCACTCCTTCGACGCCTATCAGTCCGAGCCGGCCGCGCTCGACGACATCATGCAGAAGATCGCCGAGCACAAAGGCTGCGGAACCACCGGCGGCAGCGGCAAGGCGAGTTGCGGCTCCGGCGCCGGAGAAGGCGACATGCCCGCCGATATCTGGGAGAAGGTGAAGAACCATCCCTGCTACAGCGAGGAAGCGCATCACCATTATGCGCGCATGCATGTCGCCGTCGCGCCGGCCTGCAACATCCAGTGCAATTACTGTAACCGCAAATATGACTGCGCCAATGAATCGCGCCCAGGCGTCGTCAGCGAAAAGCTGACGCCCGAACAGGCCGCGAAGAAGGTGCTCGCCGTCGCCTCCGCGATTCCGCAGATGACGGTTCTCGGCATCGCCGGCCCCGGCGATCCGCTGGCGAACCCCGGCAAGACGTTCAGGACCTTCGAGCTGATCTCCGAGGCCGCGCCCGACATCAAGCTCTGCCTGTCGACAAATGGCCTGGCCCTGCCCGACCACGTCGAGACGATCAAGCGCTTCAACGTGGACCATGTCACGATCACGATCAACATGACCGATCCCGACATTGGCGCGGAAATCTATCCCTGGGTGTTCTGGAAGCATAAGCGCGTCACCGGCAAGGAGGCCGCGAAAATCCTCACCGACCGCCAGTTGCAGGGGCTCGAGATGCTGACTGCGAACGGCATTCTCTGCAAGGTGAACTCGGTGATGATCCCCGGCATCAACGACGACCACCTCGTCACGGTGAACCGCGAAGTGAAGTCGCGCGGCGCCTTTCTGCACAACATCATGCCGCTCATCTCGGCCCCGGAGCACGGCACGGTCTTCGGCCTCAACGGCCAGCGTGGTCCGTCCGCGCAGGAGCTCAAGGCCCTGCAGGACAGCTGCGAAGGCGAGATGAACATGATGCGTCACTGCCGCCAGTGCCGCGCCGACGCGGTGGGCCTGCTCGGCGAAGACCGCAGCGCCGAGTTCACGACCGACAAGATCATGGAGATGGACGTCAACTACGATCTCACCGCGCGTCAGGCCTATCAGGAGAAGGTCGAGGAAGAGCGTCTGGCCAAGGTCGCCGCGCGCAACGCCGAGCTTGAAACGCTTGCGGGCGAAAACGCGGATCTTTCGATCCTCGTCGCCGTGGCGACCAAGGGCAGCGGCCGCATCAACGAACATTTCGGCCATGCGACCGAGTTCCAGATCTACGAACTCTCCAGCGCCGGCGCGAAATTTGTCGGCCACCGCCGCGTCGACCTCTATTGCCAGGGCGGTTACGGCGAAGAGGACGCGCTCGAGACCGTCATCCGCGCGATCAACGACTGCACCGCCGTCTTCGTCGCCAAGATCGGCCATTGTCCGAAGGACGATCTGATCAAGGCCGGCATCGATCCGGTCGATCAATACGCCTACGAGTTCATCGAACAGTCGGCGATCGCCTATTTCAAGGATTATCTCGCCAAGGTGAAGAGCGGCGAGATCGCCCATGTCACGCGCGGAGACGCCGACATCCGTCAAGGCGCCTTCGTCCCCGTGAACGCGTAAACGCCAGCAAAGGAGCGGAAAATATGGCCTACAAGATCGTCGCTTCCCAATGCACGTCGTGCTCCGCCTGCGAAGCGGAATGCCCGAACGTCGCCATCTCCGAGAAAAACGGCACCTTCGTGATCAACCCGAAGAAGTGCACCGAGTGCATCGGCCACTTCGACATTCCGCAATGCGTGGCCGTCTGCCCCGTCGACAACACCTGTGTCATCGACACGTCCTATCCTCGTTATCAGCCGAGCGCCTAAATGAAGATCGAATTCACCGCCGCCGCCGAGAAATTCATCCGTCGCCTCGTCACCTTCGATGGCGGGCCTGGATATGGTCTCCGCCTGCTCGTGTCGCCTGGCGGATGCTCGGGCATGTCAGCCGAGTTCTCCGTCGAGCCCACGCCGAAAGAGGGCGAGGAGGTCTATCCGCATGGGCAGTTCAAGCTGTTCCTGCCGGCGCAGAGCCGCCTGCTCCTCGACGGCGTGACGATCGACTTCAAGGAGACCGCCACCTCCACCGGCTTCGTCTTCATTGATCCGAAAGCGAAGAGCTGCGGTTGCTCGACGACCGACGCGCCCGCTTTCGAGGAAGCGAACTGAGATCAGAACATGGACCATGGCGCGGCAGTTCAGACAGAGGCGATCGGCGCGCAGGATTTCCCTGCCGCAGCCATCCTTGGAGAGGGCCTTCCCGAGGAAGCCAATCGCCTCCTGCACGCCGCCGCCATGTCCTATGACGAAGACGACGTCGCGCTGAAACATCTGATGGCGGCGCGGCTCCTCGCGCCCACACATCCGGCGACGCTCATTGGCCTCTACCGTTTCTATTTCTACAAGGGCCGCCTGGCGGAGGCGCTCGCCATCGCCCGCACCTGCCTGACGCGCGCGGCGATCGACCATTCCCTGCCGCTCGACTGGCGTCTTGTCCGCCCGTCCGACGCCGCCTTTGGCGATTACGACGCGATTGGTCCGCGCTTCTTCATGTTCTCTCTCAAGGGCTACGCCTATCTGAACATGCGCCTCGGCGAACTTGCGGAAAGCGCCGCCGCCATCGACAAGCTTCTTGAGCTCGATCCAAAGGACAAGGTCGGCGCCCAGGTTCTCCGGGATGTGCTTGAACGCAAGGGGCTTGAAGATGTCGACTGACGACATTGACGAAGCCATCGACTGGCAGGGCGCCGCCGTCGACTGCGCGACATGTCCGCATCAGGACCGGCTTGCCGACGGCCGCTGCAAGCCTTTGCGCGCCTGCGTGCAGGATCGCTATGCGCGCCGGATTGATCGCTTCTTCGACTGGAACGCGGATCTCGCCCGCGATTATGTCGCGCATCCCTATTTCGAGGTCCGCGCCTGCGC
The DNA window shown above is from Methylocystis echinoides and carries:
- a CDS encoding H-NS histone family protein, encoding MSDEFANLSDLEIVSLIHRANEELARRKEMHKETLKADIEQKLRKAGLDLADLFPELGDRDDAAGPDGKASARATRPVPAKYKNHASGDSWSGRGARPPQWVRSILAERGWTIEQFKASEEFQA
- a CDS encoding ABC-F family ATP-binding cassette domain-containing protein, coding for MIRIDNVSKQNGSQILYIEASAALLKGEKVGLVGPNGAGKTTLFRMMTGQEPPDEGQVSVERGVTIGYFNQDVGEMSGRSAVTEAMDGAGPVSAVASELRTLEAAMADPDQADDMDDIIMRYGEAQARFEELDGYALEGRAREVLAGLNFTQEMMDGDVGALSGGWKMRVALARILLMRPDAMLLDEPSNHLDIESLIWLESFLKGYEGALLMTSHDREFMNRIVDKIIEIDGGSLTTYAGNYEFYEQQRALSEKQQQAQYERQQAMLAKEIKFIERFKARASHAAQVQSRVKKLEKIDKVEPPRRRQTILFDFPPAPRSGDDVATLKNVHKSYGSRRIYEGLDFSVRRKERWCVMGVNGAGKSTLLKLIAGAATADSGDVTIGASVKMGYFAQHAMELLEGDRTVFETLEDAFPQAGQGSLRTLAGCFGFSGDDAEKKCRVLSGGEKARLVMAKMLYDPPNFLVLDEPTNHLDLATKEMLIAALADYDGAMLFVSHDRRFLAALSNRVLELTPEGLHKYEGGYLEYVARSGHEAPGLH
- the nifA gene encoding nif-specific transcriptional activator NifA, with the protein product MGLELGGDIIAAPPRATVSGETALVGIYEISKLLASPARLENVLAGVLTLLSSFLDMRHGLIALLDDKGAPEVVVGSGWSEGAAKVFFERLPERAVGQIIATKMPVVVDDVASSPLFEGVDLSDWGTEDGQSFSMIGVPIKDGDAVVGTLTVDRSRNSRSSMLFDHDVRFLTMIANLVGQTLRLHKLIARDRERLMLESAWREKSDRTVPPEVRAEGLKGIVGNSPAVRAVVDKIRIVAKSKATVLLRGESGTGKELFAAAIHDQSPRRNQPFVKLNCAALPESVLESELFGHERGAFTGAANLRKGRFELAHGGTLFLDEIGEITPAFQAKLLRVLQEGEFERVGGARTIKVDVRIVCATNKDLEQSVQRGEFRADLYYRISVVPIFLPPLRDRKGDLGLLANEFLRRYNDEQGVKLKLSESALGVLNECGFPGNIRELENCINRTATLANGEVIVDKDFSCRKDGCLSAILWGGTSSKWPGNVTPLPIVAPQPAPPAPPAQSGPAPEEESFAPPGAGETCPGAVNCKVIDKDPRTDYEKLVEAMERAGWVKAKAARLLGLTPRQIGYALQKHGIMVKKF
- a CDS encoding HesB/IscA family protein; its protein translation is MKIEFTAAAEKFIRRLVTFDGGPGYGLRLLVSPGGCSGMSAEFSVEPTPKEGEEVYPHGQFKLFLPAQSRLLLDGVTIDFKETATSTGFVFIDPKAKSCGCSTTDAPAFEEAN
- the nifB gene encoding nitrogenase cofactor biosynthesis protein NifB gives rise to the protein MDDSHSFDAYQSEPAALDDIMQKIAEHKGCGTTGGSGKASCGSGAGEGDMPADIWEKVKNHPCYSEEAHHHYARMHVAVAPACNIQCNYCNRKYDCANESRPGVVSEKLTPEQAAKKVLAVASAIPQMTVLGIAGPGDPLANPGKTFRTFELISEAAPDIKLCLSTNGLALPDHVETIKRFNVDHVTITINMTDPDIGAEIYPWVFWKHKRVTGKEAAKILTDRQLQGLEMLTANGILCKVNSVMIPGINDDHLVTVNREVKSRGAFLHNIMPLISAPEHGTVFGLNGQRGPSAQELKALQDSCEGEMNMMRHCRQCRADAVGLLGEDRSAEFTTDKIMEMDVNYDLTARQAYQEKVEEERLAKVAARNAELETLAGENADLSILVAVATKGSGRINEHFGHATEFQIYELSSAGAKFVGHRRVDLYCQGGYGEEDALETVIRAINDCTAVFVAKIGHCPKDDLIKAGIDPVDQYAYEFIEQSAIAYFKDYLAKVKSGEIAHVTRGDADIRQGAFVPVNA
- a CDS encoding 4Fe-4S dicluster domain-containing protein, with product MAYKIVASQCTSCSACEAECPNVAISEKNGTFVINPKKCTECIGHFDIPQCVAVCPVDNTCVIDTSYPRYQPSA
- a CDS encoding PAS domain-containing sensor histidine kinase, whose product is MKCMDLQLFVEDAPVAVALFDRDMRYVAASAQWRADRKLDNFDVDACMGDADEQAQMREGFRRALSGETIILPAARLALPGGGARCARLHMRPWRRQRDEIVGVVVCVEDASPDFHQRLIDAAPLGICLLDIKGNIVFANPRMGAMLGAGAEALPGRPLISFLAPEHVAAARERLESGMEQAFDARLQHRDATQSWVSLSFRPLLDNGARTGVLATLTDITERAARDTRIRAQLRSAEESDRRKNRFLGVLAHELRTPLATIVLTVETLVADAPTDHFRTALDRVIRQGRRLSRLVSELAGVTSLCEGETDLRQQRVDLVALLTQVVELVRDQIDEKGCTLVLRLPDAPLPIMGDAALLVQAFRTLLENAVTFSPSGGRITLAAQRSGTDAVVTVRDEGAGITADLLPLIFEPFERKATPGRKGEGLGVALALARGWMRLHGGDMRAESGGKDKGSLFEARLPLTRA